One window of the Thunnus albacares chromosome 3, fThuAlb1.1, whole genome shotgun sequence genome contains the following:
- the LOC122978732 gene encoding GTPase IMAP family member 8-like produces MNEHLRGSHDGSFPPELRLILVGNIGCGKTSSGDTILSQLNPASPGDSRSCQLRQGFSEGRKVTLVEAPRWYWSGGKMEDSVRKETERAMTLVAPGPHAILLLVPVYQFTEMEAWVPAELEEVFGAEVLDHTLVLLTCGDYLMGRTVEEYLQKEHPGLRQIIERCGGRYDVINNRQQQDREQVRVLLEKVESMVQKHGVFYMKTVQERDLDKRVKERKQELMESFRAQKEERRESTLQRNTEKQRSVEREEQHSIASEKRRNEERDEMEGKVGASQVSNGLHSTPAPESRSYSQPHEDSQMKKTPSFRLNADGAILSQMSESKAAPKIVTTFHHRINSFEEESPEASPTSSPHSPVFSSSSSSMPTFASSPSTSSSSSELRLVLLGRSGAGKSVAGNSILGREEFESHPDSLIAVTQECEKKKALVAGRKVAVVDTPDWFNSERAPDEVRAQISSCIALSSPGPHAFLLCVPLDQPAKNELQALRALEVVFGPEAVQRHTLVLFTYLDQLRESGKAGNDSVEAYIAAQRKDLLRLVEKCGDRFHVIETGGGGRERENVAELLEKVEQTVREAGGQCYSCPAFQEAENRVRQRQVEITRERRKNLEEERRGEVRQLSTEQRTLYPYMQPVAEAEEEVREDEIEKARDEAEMSVSTMNIESLPPITLSSMSPSLLHSMMEKMESTAKMMPKLMADSSVWVGEGAKKVKNSPVWGAVGSGAQNIQKMVVDSSVWEKVGARAGHVSKLVGDRVPKVVVDGSAWIGSGAKAAAASPMWQKVGSGAKSGAVLLADSSMRLGAGIGTGAKTVAQSPVWGKVGSGAKAGAKMVAESSVWEKLGTTAKKVPKVVIGGALLGLVLGVFLGGVIGGAVGAAAGSAVTEVGRRRFSKKNTSETTDEAAKNVGRTVNDNMDSMIKPGEKVLKTE; encoded by the exons ATGAATGAACACTTGAGAGGGAGCCACGATGGGTCCTTTCCCCCGGAGCTCAGACTTATCCTTGTGGGGAACATTGGATGTGGAAAGACATCATCAGGAGATACTATCCTGAGCCAGCTGAACCCTGCCTCTCCCGGTGACTCCAGGAGCTGCCAGCTGCGACAGGGCTTCTCCGAGGGCAGGAAGGTGACCCTGGTAGAGGCACCGAGATGGTACTGGAGTGGTGGCAAGATGGAGGACAGCGTCAGGAAAGAGACAGAGCGAGCCATGACTCTGGTAGCACCAGGTCCGCATGCTATTCTGCTGCTGGTGCCTGTTTACCAGTTCACAGAG ATGGAGGCCTGGGTGCCTGCAGAGCTGGAGGAGGTGTTTGGGGCAGAAGTGCTGGATCACACTCTGGTTCTGCTGACCTGTGGGGATTACTTGATGGGAAGGACAGTGGAG GAATACCTGCAGAAAGAGCACCCAGGCCTGAGGCAGATCATCGAGCGCTGCGGGGGGAGGTATGATGTCATCAATAATCGTCAGCAACAGGACAGGGAGCAGGTCCGTGTGCTGCTGGAGAAG GTGGAGAGTATGGTGCAGAAACACGGGGTATTCTACATGAAAACAGTCCAGGAGAGAGACCTGGACAAacgagtgaaagaaagaaaacaagaactGATGGAAAGTTTTAGAGCtcaaaaggaagagagaagagagtcaACCCTCCAacgaaatacagaaaaacagaggagTGTTGAAAGAGAGGAGCAGCACAGCATTGCCTcggagaagaggagaaatgaaGAAAGGGATGAGATGGAGGGAAAAGTGGGAGCGAGCCAAGTGTCTAACGGGCTTCATTCAACTCCAGCACCAGAGTCACGGTCATATTCACAGCCGCATGAGGACAGTCAGATGAAAAAGACCCCCAGTTTCAGACTAAATGCAG ATGGAGCTATACTCTCACAAATGTCTGAGAGTAAAGCAGCGCCGAAAATAGTCACTACAT TTCACCACAGAATCAACAGCTTTGAAGAGGAATCTCCAGAGGCTTCTCCCACCTCTTCACCTCATTCAcctgtcttctcctcctcttcctcctccatgcCAACCTTTGCTTCCTCTCCCTCCacatcctcatcctcttcaGAGCTGCGTCTAGTGTTGCTCGGGCGATCTGGAGCAGGAAAGAGCGTAGCTGGCAACAGCATACTGGGTCGGGAGGAATTTGAGTCACACCCGGACAGCCTCATAGCCGTCACTCAGGAGTGTGAGAAAAAGAAGGCACTTGTTGCAGGCAGGAag GTGGCGGTGGTGGATACCCCGGACTGGTTCAACTCAGAGCGTGCTCCAGATGAGGTACGAGCTCAGATCTCCTCCTGCATTGCGTTGTCCAGTCCCGGACCCCACGCTTTCCTTCTGTGTGTCCCCTTAGACCAGCCTGCCAAGAATGAGCTGCAGGCTCTCAGGGCTCTTGAGGTTGTTTTTGGCCCAGAGGCAGTCCAGAGACACACTCTGGTCCTCTTTACTTACCTAGATCAACTGAGGGAGAGCGGGAAGGCGGGGAATGACAGCGTGGAGGCATACATTGCTGCTCAGCGTAAGGATTTGTTGAGGCTCGTGGAGAAATGTGGGGACAGGTTTCATGTGATagagacaggaggaggtgggagggagagggagaatgTGGCAGAGCTGCTAGAAAAGGTGGAGCAGACGGTGAGGGAGGCTGGTGGACAGTGTTATTCTTGTCCTGCTTTTCAAGAAGCTGAGAACAGAGTGAGGCAGAGACAGGTAGAGATAAcaagggagaggaggaaaaaccTAGAAGAAGAAAGACGAGGAGAAGTTAGACAGCTGAGCACTGAACAGAGGACACTCTATCCCTACATGCAGCCTGTGGCtgaagcagaagaggaagtgagagaAGATGAGATTGAGAAAGCAAGGGATGAGGCAGAGATGAGTGTAAGCACCATGAATATCGAGAGCCTTCCTCCTATCACGCTCTCCAGCATGTCCCCTTCACTTCTCCATTCCATGATGGAGAAAATGGAGTCTACTGCAAAGATGATGCCCAAACTGATGGCGGATAGCTCTGTGTGGGTCGGTGAGGGagcaaagaaagtgaaaaatagTCCAGTGTGGGGAGCGGTCGGCAGTGGAGCACAAAATATCCAGAAGATGGTGGTTGATAGTTCTGTGTGGGAGAAGGTGGGAGCTAGAGCTGGACATGTCTCCAAACTAGTAGGAGATAGAGTTCCCAAGGTGGTGGTGGATGGTTCTGCATGGATCGGATCCGGAGcaaaggcagcagcagcaagtcCCATGTGGCAAAAAGTCGGTTCAGGGGCCAAATCTGGGGCTGTTCTGCTAGCAGACAGTTCAATGCGTCTCGGAGCTGGAATTGGTACGGGTGCAAAGACAGTGGCACAGAGTCCCGTGTGGGGGAAGGTGGGCTCCGGGGCCAAAGCCGGAGCCAAGATGGTTGCCGAGAGCTCAGTGTGGGAGAAACTTGGGACGACTGCTAAAAAAGTGCCCAAAGTAGTCATAGGGGGTGCGTTGCTGGGTTTGGTGCTGGGTGTGTTTTTGGGGGGTGTGATTGGAGGAGCTGTGGGGGCAGCTGCTGGATCTGCAGTAACTGAAGTAGGCAGACGTAGattcagcaagaaaaacacatcagaaaccacAGATGAAGCTGCAAAAAATGTGGGAAGAACAGTGAACGACAACATGGACTCCATGATAAAACCAGGAGAGAAAGTATTGAAAACAGAATGA
- the LOC122978734 gene encoding heme oxygenase-like, with amino-acid sequence METSKKTQTAAEQLTDKDLSEQIKKVTKDSHVRAENTELMLSFQRGQVTLPQYKLLLSSLYKIYEALEEEMDRNSNHPGVAPIYFPAELARLESIEKDLEYFYGKDWRDKIAVPTATKRYCHRLRQIGKESPELLIAHAYTRYLGDLSGGQVLGRIAQKSMGLKSNEGLSFFAFPGVSSPNLFKQLYRSRMNGVELTEEQRNAMLEEAVRAFELNIQVFDDLQKMLNVTENHLQNSSSLSKSATLQSNSSTMLRMVLGLFVALATVSMGIYIF; translated from the exons ATGGAGACAAGCAAGAAGACTCAGACAGCAGCTGAACAGTTGACTGACAA GGATTTGTCAGAGCAAATCAAAAAGGTGACTAAAGACAGTCATGTCAGggcagaaaacactgaattgaTGCTGAGCTTCCAGAGGGGACAAGTCACCCTGCCACAATACAAG ctcCTCCTGAGTTCGCTGTATAAGATCTACGAGGCTTTGGAAGAGGAGATGGACAGGAACTCCAACCATCCTGGTGTTGCACCCATTTACTTCCCAGCTGAACTGGCCAGGCTGGAATCCATTGAGAAAGACCTGGAGTACTTCTATGGCAAGGACTGGAGAGATAAGATCGCTGTCCCTACAGCCACCAAAAGATACTGCCACAGACTCCGACAG attggCAAAGAAAGTCCTGAACTTCTGATCGCTCATGCTTACACCCGGTACCTGGGTGACCTGTCTGGAGGGCAGGTCCTGGGTCGCATTGCCCAGAAGTCCATGGGCCTGAAGAGCAATGAGGGCCTGTCATTTTTCGCCTTCCCCGGTGTCTCCAGCCCCAACCTGTTTAAACAGCTCTATCGAAGCCGGATGAACGGTGTGGAGCTGACGGAGGAGCAGAGGAACGCCATGCTGGAGGAGGCCGTCAGAGCCTTTGAGTTAAACATCCAG GTCTTTGATGATTTACAGAAGATGCTGAATGTCACTGAAAATCATCTGCAGAATTCTTCATCACTCTCCAAATCAGCAACACTCCAGAGCAACTCGTCTACAATGCTCAGGATGGTCCTGGGACTCTTTGTGGCCCTGGCTACTGTCAGTATGGGGATCTATATTTTTTAG
- the rnf11a gene encoding RING finger protein 11a has translation MGNCLFSQGADDLSLLNESEGGSLPGEPPPPYQERSHPVQVYHPTPSESRLANQLTEEEQVRIAQRIGLIHHLPRGIFDPGSDPSDKKVKECVICMMDFEYGDPIRFLPCLHTYHVDCIDPWLMRSFTCPSCMEPVDAALLSTYETN, from the exons ATGGGGAACTGTCTGTTTTCTCAAGGTGCGGATGATCTGTCGCTGCTGAATGAGTCCGAGGGGGGCAGTTTGCCCGGAGAGCCTCCGCCGCCCTACCAG GAGCGCTCCCACCCAGTGCAGGTGTACCATCCCACCCCGAGCGAGAGTCGTCTGGCTAACCAGCTGACGGAGGAGGAGCAGGTCCGCATCGCTCAGCGCATCGGTCTCATCCATCACCTGCCCAGAGGCATCTTTGACCCGGGTTCTGACCCGTCTGACAAGAAAGTTAAAGA GTGTGTGATCTGCATGATGGATTTTGAGTACGGCGATCCCATCCGGTTCTTGCCCTGTCTTCACACCTACCATGTCGACTGCATCGACCCCTGGCTGATGCGCTCCTTCACCTGCCCCTCCTGCATGGAACCAGTTGACGCGGCGCTGCTGTCCACTTACGAAACCAACTga
- the LOC122978737 gene encoding wiskott-Aldrich syndrome protein family member 1-like yields the protein MATAPPPPPPPPPPTTTGVQSKKITPPPCPKHAAVPYFFNDRTPIQETSPSPDPEAQAAVAPSPHSVQNGPQSSLSQGEEDNLSDCDDKDRPIQETDPAPQALNGLQASTFQLPAEAEVQVAFQMNQGGEHHLA from the exons ATG GCTAcagctccaccaccaccaccaccaccaccaccaccgacCACCACTGGGGTCCAGTCTAAAAAAATAACCCCTCCACCGTGCCCTAAACATGCGGCAGTGCCGTATTTCTTTAACGACAGAACCCCGATCCAAGAGACAAGTCCCTCACCAGACCCTGAAGCACAG GCTGCAGTTGCTCCGTCACCGCACTCTGTGCAAAACGGACCCCAGTCTTCACTGTCACAAGGAGAAGAAGACAATCTTTCTGACTGTGACGACAAAGACCGTCCGATCCAGGAAACTGACCCTGCACCACAGGCGCTTAACGGCCTGCAG GCCAGCACTTTCCAGCTTCCTGCCGAGGCCGAGGTGCAAGTAGCCTTTCAGATGAACCAGGGTGGGGAGCACCATTTGGCCTGA